The nucleotide window ATGACAATGATGGTGGTGATGGAGGAGGAGATGACAACATTGGTGATAAGGGTGGCAATGAACCGAATCAACTTGAAAATAATTCGAAACTCGCTTCAATAAATATTTCGTTGAATTTGGTTCATAAGCCAAGTGAACTGAACTTGAGCTAAAAATTGAGTTTGTTAAATAAATGAGTCAAACTTGAGTTGCATATAGTTCGATTCATTTGGTTCATGAATCAGCTCACTGGTCAGAACCCCCCACCAGTTAAAACCCTCCGTAGGTAGCCCTTTACAAACCAACACGAGACTCTTTAGTATGTTTTATCTTCACTCACACGTTTTCTGAAAAATTTCCCAGAAAGTCACTCATCTCATAACTACTCCAAGTCAAACACGCTTAACTATGGAGTTCTTATGTAATAGACTACTAAAAAGTAGATGCATCTTGTTGATATAGGTAAtaccaattaattcctttaagtcaTCCTCAGTTGTATAGTGTCATACATGTATAGCCTCTGGATCCCTTTCATTTTAGTGATTCGATTGAAGTGTTACATGTCCACCAGCTTCCGCCTGGTTCGTCCTCGAACCACATCGTACTAGAAGAGAGGTCTGCTCTAATACCATTTGTAACGCCCTTGATTGTCAACTTCTTGACGACTCTCACATTACGACACATCACACTATGGCACCTCACTCAATTTCTCGTTGGTCAAAATCCTCCACCGATCATAACCCTTCATAAGTAGCCTTTTCTAAGACCTCAACAATATGTTTCAGCTTTTTTCAGGATCAATGACAATCTCCACAAACCAACACAAGACTTTTCAGTATGTTTTGTCCTCACTCCCACGCTTTCTGAAAAATCTCCTAGAGATCGCTCATCTCATAACTACTCCAAGTCAAACACACTTAATTGTGGAATTCTTCTGTAATAGACTATCGAACAGTATATGCACTTGTTAATATAGGTAGtatcaattaattcttttaagttaTCATCTATTGTACATTGTCATATCTGCACAGTCTatgaatctctctcattttgttGTTATTCAATCAGAGTGCTACATAACAAGATGATTAAGACTATTTCCGGTCACACCAAATAGTGCTATGAATAGATGAACCCATCCAACAAATTTTGCACCGACTCAATTAGGCTAGGATGGTCGCATGGGGGATTGAGTTGTCGGAACATGACAAGGAAACTGGATTTTGTAGTACAAACTCATCCCCATCAAGGACAACCTTTGGTAACATTCATTACATCTGTTTACTGTTTTTTCCACAATGCGCTTCATCAATCAGCTTCCAGTTTCGTGATTTTCATTCAGTTTGCTCATGCATTGTGAAAAATCTACGCTATTAATAATCAGaattcttaattcttaaaattatttcaagtattttttgtttgtttcaaactAAGGTGTagacatataattaaaatcaacaaGGGGATAAAGAAGGCTTTATTAAGACTTAAGATATTAAGCAAAACCTATTTTGGTGATATCGATATCATGAAAAGAGTAGGTCTCTCAAAGTTGATTAAGAGATTTGATAAATGAAACTTTATTTCAATGTTTTCATacaatatttcaatatatttgcgTGCGTAGTCTTTTTCTGACATttatcaatcaatcataagaaTGGCTTGCGTGATTGGTGACCTCAAAAAATTTAAACGAAGCGCTTAAAATGTCTAACAACGTTCCTGTATCCTCCTCGTAGCCTTATTTTCTTGATAGCCTTATTTAACATGTGTATAATAAGATGCTCTACACATAGAATGACATGTGCAACATTTCAGGAGTGCATGAGATTCAATTATGAGATTTTCTAAACGTTGAATGGAATATGGAACTTTAGAATTGTagaactaaatatatattttcctcACTCGTTTGTCTATAGATGCTCATTTCACAAGCAACAAATGTTCTTTAGTAATTAGTGAAACTACGAATCTACGATCGCATTATTTAGAGCTCAAATAAAAATCCCAGATCAGGCGCACACCTCACACACTCACATGGCTTCAAATTCAAAGGGAATAATAAACCATAAAAAACAGTTAACAAAACTTCCTTATAAATTAAATGCAAATTTAAGACATCCCTCCTCAGCAGCAAAGGAAATGGACTAAAACCCTATGGCTGCTTGTGAATTTGAAAATCTCAGACTTTTAccatcaaaacaaaaaacagtacTCATCAAAAACAAACAGCAACGAAAATGTTACCGCCGATCAAGAACCCAGTTTTGAAGGCTACGGCTACATGAAATCGGCGGacacttcaaaatataactggtAAAACAAACACCTAAGACTCTGCAAAGATAAACTACTGTAAAGGAACAAGTTTTTTTGAAACCACGTTGATGATCACATGTGCTAGCAAAATTGCCAAAATGCAATCACTTCTTCTTGGCGGCAGCCTTTGTGACCTTGGCTCCGGTGGGGTCTTTCTTCTCAACACTCTTGATGACTCCAACAGCTACGGTCTGACGCATGTCCCTCACAGCAAAACGACCAAGGGGAGGATACTCAGAGAAAGTTTCAACCACCATGGGCTTGGTTGGAACCATCTTAACCATACCAGCATCACCATTCTTCAAAAATTTGGGCTCCTTCTCAAGCTCCTTACCAGATCGCCTGTCAATCTTGGTCAAGATTTCAGAAAACTTCACAGCAATGTGAGAAGTGTGGCAGTCAAGGACTGGTGCGTATCCATTACCAATCTGGCCAGGATGGTTCATGATAATGACTTGGGATGTGAAGTTGGCAGCTTCCTTGGCAGGGTCGTCCTTGGAGTTGGATGCAACAAAACCACGCTTGAGATCCTTGACTGCAACATTCTTCACATTAAATCCAACATTGTCACCTGGAAGAGCCTCTGTGAGAGCCTCATGGTGCATCTCAACAGACTTAACCTCAGTTGTCAGCCCAGTGGGACCAAAAGTCACCACCATACCAGGCTTCACAACCCCAGTCTCTACACGTCCCACTGGCACAGTACCAATACCACCAATCTTGTAGACATCCTGCAATGGAAGCCTTAGAGGCTTGTCGGAGGGCCTCTTGGGCTCATTGATTTGGTCAAGAGCCTCAAGGAGAGTTGGTCCCTTGTACCAGTCAAGGTTGGTGGACCTCTCAATCATGTTGTCACCCTCAAAACCAGAGATGGGAACAAAGGGAATCTTGTCTGGGTTGTAACCAACCTTCTTCAAGTAAGAAGAGACTTCCTTCACGATTTCATCATACCTAGCCTTAGAGTACTTGGGGGTAGTGGCATCCATCTGCAACAATGATAGTACACAGTTAAAAATTCTACAAAATTCCATCAGCAATAACAAATTcttatcaaatcaaattaataaaagaaggcTTAGATTTATACCTTGTTACAGCAACAGATCATCTGCTTCACACCTAGGGTGAAAGCAAGAAGAGCATGCTCACGGGTCTGTCCATCCTTAGAAATACCAGCTTCAAAACCACCAGTGGTGGAGTCAATAATAAGGACAGCACAGTCGGCCTGGGAGGTACCAGTAATCATGTTCTTGATAAAGTCACGATGTCCAGGAGCATCAATGACCGTGCAGTAGTACTTGGTGGTTTCAAACTTCCACAAAGCAATATCAATGGTAATTCCTCTTTCACGCTCAGCTTTGAGCTTGTCGAGCACCCAGGCATACTTGAATGACCTCTTGTTCATCTCGGCAGCCTCCTTCTCGAACCTCTCAATCACACGCTTGTCAATACCTCCAAGCTTGTAGATCAAGTGACCAGTGGTAGTTGACTTCCCAGAGTCGACATGTCCAATGACGACAATGTTGATGTGAACCTTTTCCTTACCCATGATTACTTAAACTAGAATCAATTCAAAGAAATACAAGTCAGAACtcaaaatacatataaattaaactatcaCAAAGCCAAATAAGAAGGTAAAGGTATACTCCAACTTCACACATTTATAGTTTACCAATAACAAAATTTCAACTTCATATTACAAAAGTTTCACAAGGAATTAAAAAATCGCCTTTGCTGGATCCAGATATGGTCGCATACATAGTAAAAGATTAAGCTTGATAACATGTGAACAAACCCACAAAAAAACTATCGACGGTTACATATCTACAAGACTCCTTCAACATgcttaaaaaacttttaatccTGTTAAAACAAACCTTTAATAGTGTAAACGAACATCAACAAAAATCATGGTTCTGTCTCAACAGATTCATAATAAAACAACCAGAACATCATAACCTCGTAAAAAATCATACAAAGTCGCATGTTTATAACACAAATACAACAGATCTATGACCTCAAAAAAAAGATTCACCTCCAACACACCAAATAACTCGAAAATCTCTTCCGATTAATCGATTCAAAAACCAAAAGAATCCTAAAAAACTGAACCACAAAAACAAAGCGAAACAAACAACCGAACATCAACAGCATaaagcataaataaaaaaacataaccgAAGAAACATCATCGTAAATAAGAGACAGGCATAGATCGAATCGAAGAGACAAGAGCAGAGGCTGTTACCTTTGCGAGAAACGAAGAAGGTCACTCGTTCGGAATCCTCAGCCGCAAACACAGAGACTGAGAAATAGAGCGAGGGAGCACAGAGTGATAACGAAAACTAGGGTTCCTAGATTTTTATATTGAGTGAGCTACTTTTCATTTCCGATAATGCCCCTAGGTTTATTTCGGATTTCTGATTATGCCCCATTCGCTTATTTGAAGGTTACTGTGCTCTACTCGCGTGGGATTGAGCGTGTAACAAACGCGTTGTTCTTTTTTGTGGTTTGAGCGATTTGATTTCACGCGCTTTGTGGGATTTGTGGGTTCGACGTAGTCCAGTTGGCATTTGGCGATATTATGACGACATCGTTTCAGCTAGGTTAAGATAATGTAACGACATCGTTTCGGCTCACGTTCAAACGTGGCAAATGCTGGGATTAAAactatcttaaattttaaactatttttctaTTAAAGCAGTGAA belongs to Glycine soja cultivar W05 chromosome 5, ASM419377v2, whole genome shotgun sequence and includes:
- the LOC114412548 gene encoding elongation factor 1-alpha-like; translated protein: MGKEKVHINIVVIGHVDSGKSTTTGHLIYKLGGIDKRVIERFEKEAAEMNKRSFKYAWVLDKLKAERERGITIDIALWKFETTKYYCTVIDAPGHRDFIKNMITGTSQADCAVLIIDSTTGGFEAGISKDGQTREHALLAFTLGVKQMICCCNKMDATTPKYSKARYDEIVKEVSSYLKKVGYNPDKIPFVPISGFEGDNMIERSTNLDWYKGPTLLEALDQINEPKRPSDKPLRLPLQDVYKIGGIGTVPVGRVETGVVKPGMVVTFGPTGLTTEVKSVEMHHEALTEALPGDNVGFNVKNVAVKDLKRGFVASNSKDDPAKEAANFTSQVIIMNHPGQIGNGYAPVLDCHTSHIAVKFSEILTKIDRRSGKELEKEPKFLKNGDAGMVKMVPTKPMVVETFSEYPPLGRFAVRDMRQTVAVGVIKSVEKKDPTGAKVTKAAAKKK